Within the Microcebus murinus isolate Inina chromosome 16, M.murinus_Inina_mat1.0, whole genome shotgun sequence genome, the region CCCCTTGTGGGCGCCCCCGTTTTAGAACCCTGGTGCGGGAGTTGCTCTCCCGCCCTAGGAAAGGGGGTCGGGCGGGACTCCCAACCCGGGTTACCCGGGTCCCCCCTGGCCCCCATGAACAACCGGGCGCGGGCCCCAGCCCCCTCCTTGGCCCGGACCTCAGCCCGGGGCAGGGCTTCGACCCCGGCCCGGACCCCAGCTCTGGTCCAGGCCTCGATCCGGGTCCGGACCCCAACTCTGGTTCAGACTTCGACCCCGGTCCGGAACCGAACTCCGGTCCAGGCATCCATCCCAGCACGGACTCCAACTCTGGTCCAGGCCTCGACCCAGGTCCAGACCCCAACTCTGATTCAGACTTCGAGCCCGGTCCGGACCCCAACTGAGGTCGAGGACTGGACCCCGGTCGGGACCCCAACCCTGATCCAGGCCGCGACCCCGGTCGGGACCCCAACTCAGGTCCAGGCCGCGACCCCGGTCAGGATCCCAACCCTGATCCAGGCCGCGACCCCGGTCGGGACCCCAACTCAGGTCCAGGCCGCGACCCCGGTCGGGACCCCAACCCTGATCCAGGCCGCGACCCCGGTCGGGACCCCAACTCAGGTCCAGGCCGCGACCCCGGTCAGGATCCCAACCCTGATCCAGGCCGCGACCCCGGTCGGGACCCCAACTCAGGTCCAGGCCGCGACCCCGGTCGGGACCCCAACCCTGATCCCGGCCGCGACCCCGGTCTGGACCCCAACTCTGGTCCAGGCCGTGAGCCCGGTCCCGACCGCGAGCCCGGTCCGGACCACGACCCCAGTCCAGACTCCGACCCGGATCCGGCCCCTGACTCCGCTCCGGACTCCCGCGCTGATCCGGACTCCCACATTAGTTCGGACTCCCATGCTGGTCCGGACCCCGACTCCGGTCCGAGCTCAGACTCCGGTCCGGGTCCCAGTCCCGGCCCGAGCGCCCGTCCCCGCCCCGGCCCGAGCGCCCGCCCCG harbors:
- the SELENOV gene encoding selenoprotein V encodes the protein MNNRARAPAPSLARTSARGRASTPARTPALVQASIRVRTPTLVQTSTPVRNRTPVQASIPARTPTLVQASTQVQTPTLIQTSSPVRTPTEVEDWTPVGTPTLIQAATPVGTPTQVQAATPVRIPTLIQAATPVGTPTQVQAATPVGTPTLIQAATPVGTPTQVQAATPVRIPTLIQAATPVGTPTQVQAATPVGTPTLIPAATPVWTPTLVQAVSPVPTASPVRTTTPVQTPTRIRPLTPLRTPALIRTPTLVRTPMLVRTPTPVRAQTPVRVPVPARAPVPAPARAPAPAWVLATIPDLECLRGPALPLDPEPAPETTLPPDEDLAPAPGLSQGWSPAASSAGPCPDPLLPALTALAARAPERPLEPTLRDPSATKLRPFPSPGPAPAPVLESGSLPIAPEMFASTSENLQLDSRILIRVIYCGLUSYGLRYILLKKNLEQQFPNLLLFEEDKAAQATGEFEVFVEGKLVHSKKKGDGFVDEARLQKIVNAIDEEIKKR